One window of Mediterraneibacter butyricigenes genomic DNA carries:
- a CDS encoding P-loop domain-containing protein — MAIKSGLIDRENFLSFCNELTIILEMPKASLDLKNPGGIENVIIQQVEKLGVGIYPNDNLNLEEVIYKLATEVKHSRAMGNRLYTNTLMGRLGFIRDYGKFDQKFPVDSAHKVMLDDEIERLHGAIRDSKRVIITGNPGSGKSWLVDEYIDKLENDDSKVIHYNCFQSLQDTNSLERIRVTSLYGNLVSQIVEQCPELVEHKNTTFGADKAELENLLRLIGEEFYLVVDGLDHISREYDLHKDLISRSETEIISELLEIHFPDNCYVIIASQPIDELDEFKANSYRVFEIESWGIKQVKSLMATFQITDDTIKDDDGSSISEYLLKKSQGNALYLSYILRQLRNSNVNKELIDGIPDYDISLSEYYSYLYKKVHNNRTVNALCGADFYLSLDDLMEITGDGEFVEQDISMLYPLLAENVLSGGFSIYHESFRRFVLSSLKNKKVDIERNVYGILADWLQEKPFFKFDKSFYYLSELLYKIKRDAENIALIEKEFVLNAVAEGYSRKRIRMNLNCIIRSAARIRNLVALVTAGELLAMLDDMNEFESTGEEYFQAICDIKGASKLNQLMQIDGKPTFDMNTGQIACYISSKAGITPWWELYLDTEAKQYKIEELKYYYRYYLDEQGVVLELVLFLSLWGQ, encoded by the coding sequence GTGGCGATTAAGTCAGGCCTTATCGATAGAGAAAACTTTTTATCATTTTGCAATGAACTTACGATTATTCTGGAAATGCCTAAGGCAAGTCTTGATTTGAAAAATCCTGGTGGCATAGAAAATGTAATTATACAGCAAGTTGAAAAATTGGGCGTAGGAATATATCCAAATGATAATCTAAACTTAGAAGAAGTTATTTATAAGCTTGCTACGGAAGTGAAGCACTCCAGAGCGATGGGTAATAGACTTTATACCAATACATTAATGGGGCGCCTTGGATTTATAAGGGATTATGGGAAATTTGATCAAAAATTTCCGGTGGATTCAGCGCATAAGGTTATGCTTGACGATGAGATTGAACGGCTGCACGGAGCAATTCGTGATTCAAAACGTGTCATTATTACTGGTAATCCTGGATCTGGCAAGTCTTGGCTTGTCGATGAATACATAGATAAACTTGAGAACGATGACAGTAAAGTTATTCATTATAATTGCTTCCAGTCATTGCAGGACACAAATAGTCTTGAGAGAATACGTGTAACTTCCTTATATGGCAATCTGGTTTCACAGATTGTGGAACAATGCCCAGAATTAGTTGAGCATAAGAATACAACCTTTGGTGCTGATAAAGCAGAGCTTGAAAATCTGCTTCGACTTATTGGAGAGGAATTCTATTTAGTAGTAGATGGTCTAGATCATATCTCCAGAGAATATGATCTACATAAAGATCTTATTTCACGTTCAGAAACTGAAATCATTTCGGAACTGTTGGAAATTCATTTTCCTGATAACTGCTATGTCATAATAGCATCGCAGCCAATAGACGAACTGGATGAATTCAAAGCCAATAGCTACCGTGTATTTGAAATTGAGTCATGGGGTATTAAGCAAGTGAAATCCTTGATGGCGACTTTTCAGATTACTGATGATACTATCAAAGATGATGATGGTTCATCAATAAGTGAATATCTACTTAAGAAATCTCAGGGAAATGCGCTGTACCTCAGTTATATCTTGCGTCAGTTACGAAACTCGAATGTAAATAAAGAATTAATTGACGGAATACCCGATTACGATATCAGTCTATCTGAGTATTATTCCTATTTATATAAAAAGGTTCATAACAATCGCACAGTGAATGCACTTTGTGGGGCAGATTTCTATCTTAGTCTAGATGATTTAATGGAGATTACTGGAGATGGAGAGTTTGTAGAGCAAGATATATCGATGCTTTATCCATTATTGGCGGAAAACGTGTTAAGCGGTGGTTTTTCAATATATCATGAAAGTTTCCGCCGTTTTGTATTGTCCTCATTAAAAAATAAAAAGGTTGATATAGAGAGAAATGTTTATGGTATTCTTGCTGATTGGTTACAGGAGAAACCGTTTTTTAAATTTGACAAGTCGTTTTATTATCTTTCGGAACTATTGTATAAGATCAAGAGAGATGCTGAAAATATTGCTTTGATTGAGAAAGAATTTGTTCTTAATGCAGTCGCAGAGGGCTATTCTCGAAAACGCATAAGAATGAATCTGAATTGTATTATTCGAAGTGCGGCTAGAATCAGAAATTTAGTTGCGTTGGTAACAGCTGGTGAATTATTGGCAATGCTCGATGATATGAACGAATTCGAAAGTACTGGGGAAGAATATTTTCAGGCAATCTGTGATATTAAGGGTGCTTCTAAACTAAATCAGTTAATGCAGATTGATGGAAAACCAACCTTTGATATGAATACAGGCCAAATTGCGTGTTATATTTCTTCGAAAGCTGGTATTACACCTTGGTGGGAGCTGTATTTAGATACAGAGGCTAAACAGTACAAGATTGAGGAGCTTAAATACTATTATAGATATTATCTTGATGAACAGGGAGTGGTGCTAGAGTTAGTATTATTCCTAAGCTTATGGGGGCAATAG
- a CDS encoding S1C family serine protease codes for MREEEKPEKQVEHTPDNASEESQKKEEEFSFLQETIKKDGFTKEKLLRKCVQIALIGLVFGGCASLGFYALKPVASRLFATKTDKVSIPEDQEEDGRDGESDVQVTESTDGTNDGQSIGSGENSADVLTGENYEELMDSVYAIAEEAEKSVVSISTDDAEISGLIVASNGKEYLILTGNGVWEQGASCKVTLADKSTCRGTWKTQDKIIGLAILAVDRSEISSASRKQIKVATLANSNRISQGSAAIALGNMFGYSNGVGFGMISTADHKKELADSAYQILGTDIAATRAGTGVLFNLQGEVTGIILPNLLTDEENAPASAYGISDLKHLIERMSNEESEGYLGIHGVTVDEGIAESEEMPMGLYVQQIDAESPAMQAGIQSGDVLTKIGKITITGIQGYQRALQKYKQGDQVKLTGMRRGTEDYVEIEYSVTVGSRE; via the coding sequence ATGAGAGAAGAAGAAAAACCAGAAAAGCAGGTGGAACATACGCCGGACAATGCATCCGAAGAGTCGCAAAAAAAGGAAGAAGAATTTTCTTTCCTGCAGGAGACCATAAAGAAGGATGGGTTTACCAAAGAAAAGTTATTAAGAAAATGTGTGCAGATCGCATTGATCGGACTGGTGTTCGGAGGCTGTGCGAGCCTTGGGTTTTATGCTCTGAAACCGGTGGCAAGTCGCCTGTTTGCGACGAAGACCGATAAAGTGTCTATTCCGGAAGATCAGGAAGAAGATGGAAGGGATGGAGAGTCTGATGTTCAGGTGACAGAGTCGACCGATGGCACAAATGACGGTCAGAGTATCGGATCGGGAGAGAATTCTGCGGATGTGCTGACCGGAGAAAATTATGAAGAACTGATGGATTCGGTCTATGCGATCGCAGAAGAAGCGGAGAAATCCGTCGTCTCCATTTCCACAGATGACGCAGAAATATCAGGTCTGATCGTGGCGAGTAACGGAAAGGAATATCTGATCCTGACGGGCAATGGAGTCTGGGAGCAGGGAGCGTCCTGTAAAGTGACGCTGGCAGATAAGAGTACCTGCCGGGGAACCTGGAAGACCCAGGACAAAATCATTGGGCTTGCCATCCTTGCGGTGGATCGCAGTGAAATCAGCAGTGCATCCAGAAAACAGATCAAGGTGGCGACACTGGCAAACTCCAATCGGATCAGCCAGGGCAGTGCAGCCATTGCGCTTGGAAATATGTTCGGATACAGCAATGGCGTAGGATTTGGCATGATCAGTACCGCAGATCACAAGAAAGAACTGGCGGACAGTGCTTACCAGATTCTGGGGACGGATATTGCGGCAACTCGGGCAGGAACAGGAGTCCTGTTTAATCTGCAGGGCGAAGTGACCGGGATTATTTTACCCAACCTTCTGACTGATGAGGAAAATGCACCGGCCAGCGCTTATGGAATTTCAGATCTGAAACATCTGATTGAGCGGATGTCCAACGAAGAGAGTGAAGGATATCTGGGAATCCACGGAGTGACCGTGGATGAAGGAATTGCAGAGAGCGAAGAAATGCCAATGGGGCTGTATGTCCAACAGATCGATGCGGAATCACCGGCGATGCAGGCAGGAATCCAGAGCGGAGATGTGCTGACCAAGATCGGAAAGATTACCATCACGGGGATTCAGGGGTACCAGAGAGCGCTGCAGAAGTATAAGCAGGGAGATCAGGTGAAACTGACCGGAATGCGGAGAGGAACCGAAGACTACGTGGAGATTGAATATAGTGTAACCGTGGGCAGCCGGGAGTAA
- a CDS encoding PTS system mannose/fructose/sorbose family transporter subunit IID — translation MSKKDSLFHLEPEDKKMINSVTWRTMIGSGPYQYEKMQGLTFLYAMVPVIERYYKKKEDKVEAYKRHWEIWNTTPQMAGLATGLAASMEKQASEDPNYDTKSINAVKASLMGPLASIGDSVFWGTLKIIATGIGVSFAAAGSILGPILYFLIYNIPATFVRHILPVIGFKSGENFLKKASENGTIPLLTQYASMIGLMTIGAMACTMVSISIPFTYNVKDVSFTVQSIIDSIAPAILPTGLTLLCMNILKKGKVAPAVLIIILVIASIILHCFGIL, via the coding sequence ATGAGTAAGAAGGATTCATTATTTCATTTAGAGCCAGAAGATAAGAAAATGATTAATTCCGTTACTTGGAGAACTATGATAGGTAGCGGTCCCTACCAATATGAAAAAATGCAGGGCTTAACCTTCTTGTACGCAATGGTTCCTGTAATTGAAAGGTATTATAAGAAAAAGGAAGATAAGGTAGAAGCATATAAGCGTCACTGGGAAATATGGAATACCACTCCTCAAATGGCTGGTTTAGCAACTGGGCTTGCCGCATCTATGGAAAAACAGGCGTCAGAAGATCCTAATTATGACACAAAATCTATTAATGCTGTTAAGGCAAGCTTAATGGGACCTCTTGCTAGTATAGGAGACTCTGTATTCTGGGGTACACTAAAGATTATTGCTACAGGGATAGGAGTTTCCTTTGCTGCAGCAGGAAGTATTTTAGGACCAATTCTATATTTTCTGATTTATAATATACCAGCTACATTTGTAAGGCATATTTTACCAGTAATTGGATTTAAATCAGGTGAAAACTTTTTAAAGAAAGCTAGTGAAAATGGTACAATTCCATTATTGACTCAGTATGCTAGTATGATTGGTTTAATGACTATAGGAGCAATGGCATGTACTATGGTAAGTATATCAATTCCATTTACATATAATGTAAAAGATGTTTCCTTTACAGTACAATCAATAATTGATAGTATTGCACCTGCTATATTACCTACGGGACTTACATTATTATGTATGAATATATTAAAGAAAGGGAAAGTTGCCCCTGCTGTATTAATTATAATATTAGTTATTGCATCTATTATATTGCATTGTTTCGGGATTTTATAA
- a CDS encoding N-acetylmannosamine-6-phosphate 2-epimerase: MNIDRKKALLDQMRGGLIVSCQTQPGDVIHDGTNTVVLMAKAAEWAGAVGIRSNSPEQVKAIHEAVNLPIIGLHKIKYDCLDDVIMTPTIEHAIALWEAGARIIALDSTQMLNHIGKPRCDLIPIIKKELPEAIIFADIDTYDNALHAIELGADIVAPTMCGYTKATEGIEPPDLREFARMCRDFKGRAEVIMEGHIYTPEDAMKAIYLGAHSVVVGSAITRPQLITKRFVDLLGGLQDNWRDAEKTWTGITTNA, translated from the coding sequence ATGAACATTGATAGGAAAAAGGCATTGTTAGATCAAATGAGAGGTGGATTAATTGTATCCTGTCAGACTCAGCCAGGTGATGTAATCCACGATGGTACAAATACAGTTGTACTTATGGCTAAAGCTGCAGAATGGGCAGGAGCTGTTGGCATTCGTTCTAACAGTCCAGAGCAGGTAAAAGCTATTCATGAGGCTGTTAACCTTCCAATAATAGGCTTACATAAGATTAAGTATGACTGTTTAGACGATGTTATTATGACACCAACTATTGAGCATGCCATAGCACTTTGGGAAGCAGGGGCAAGAATAATTGCCTTAGACTCTACCCAAATGTTAAATCATATAGGCAAACCAAGATGTGATCTAATTCCAATAATTAAAAAAGAGTTGCCAGAAGCAATTATTTTTGCTGATATTGATACCTATGATAATGCTTTACATGCTATAGAACTAGGAGCTGATATAGTTGCTCCAACTATGTGCGGTTATACAAAAGCCACCGAAGGGATTGAACCACCAGATCTTAGAGAATTTGCAAGAATGTGTAGAGATTTCAAGGGAAGAGCGGAAGTAATTATGGAAGGGCACATATATACTCCAGAGGATGCAATGAAAGCCATATATTTAGGTGCACATTCAGTGGTTGTAGGAAGTGCAATAACTCGTCCCCAGCTAATAACAAAACGATTTGTTGATTTATTGGGAGGTCTACAAGATAACTGGCGTGATGCAGAGAAAACATGGACAGGTATAACAACTAATGCTTAA
- a CDS encoding PTS sugar transporter subunit IIB: MVTMLRVDDRLLHGQVAFSWINQTNPDAILIANDGVINDEITKLAIKMAKPAGVKMAIKSLKDGIDLINNPKTNNMKIFVVVKNTDDALKVVQEIEGIKMLNIGGASNKKEGGKMILKGIYMTAKDIENIRKLIPLVETIDTRVVPSDSCKNIEEFI; encoded by the coding sequence ATGGTAACAATGCTGAGAGTAGACGATCGCTTGCTCCATGGACAGGTTGCTTTTTCTTGGATAAATCAAACTAATCCAGATGCAATTCTTATTGCGAATGATGGCGTAATAAATGATGAAATAACAAAATTGGCAATAAAGATGGCAAAGCCAGCAGGCGTTAAAATGGCTATTAAATCTTTAAAAGATGGCATAGATTTAATTAATAATCCAAAAACAAACAATATGAAAATTTTTGTAGTAGTTAAGAATACTGATGATGCATTAAAAGTAGTCCAAGAGATTGAAGGGATTAAGATGCTAAATATAGGTGGCGCGAGTAATAAAAAGGAAGGAGGAAAAATGATTTTAAAGGGAATATATATGACAGCCAAAGATATTGAAAATATTAGAAAGTTAATTCCATTGGTCGAAACAATTGATACTCGCGTTGTACCGTCAGATTCATGTAAAAATATAGAAGAATTTATTTAG
- a CDS encoding PTS sugar transporter subunit IIA, with amino-acid sequence MRKYIIASHGGLATGIKSAVEMIIGTCGNIECYDLNTYSTPQKIYDAILAEIEKNESYEYIIFADIPGGSVYNQLMHLCKFNSVYLVGGVNLGMALEVIINEEEENTKNLILDAINEAVNSIVLIDNEFMKEKRNNDKEETLW; translated from the coding sequence ATGAGAAAGTATATTATAGCTTCCCATGGAGGATTAGCAACAGGAATAAAAAGTGCTGTAGAAATGATAATAGGAACTTGTGGAAATATAGAATGCTATGATTTAAATACCTATTCAACTCCTCAAAAAATATATGATGCTATATTAGCAGAAATAGAGAAAAATGAATCCTATGAATATATAATCTTTGCTGATATTCCTGGTGGAAGTGTATATAATCAATTAATGCATTTATGTAAATTTAATAGTGTTTATTTAGTTGGTGGGGTTAATTTAGGCATGGCGCTTGAGGTTATCATCAATGAAGAAGAGGAAAATACAAAGAACTTAATATTGGACGCTATTAATGAAGCTGTTAATAGCATTGTCTTAATTGATAATGAGTTTATGAAAGAAAAAAGAAATAACGATAAGGAGGAAACTTTATGGTAA
- a CDS encoding PTS mannose/fructose/sorbose/N-acetylgalactosamine transporter subunit IIC — MVNALLVTLILIVCNFINYWFGYTFTTQPIIVAPLVGLVLGDMQAGIICGATYELIFLGAVNIGGIVPSDATSGAAIGTSFTILTGMTADTSLALAIPAGLLCGQFMMLIFTLRSFFNPSIDKLVEKADAKGIDIMAFAQTIIFCILVSLPTFFAVSFGASAVEAVVNSLPAVITEGLTVASGLLAAVGFGLLLKVIWSKKLAVFFFVGYFLAAYLEVPIMGVAMAGILYCIIDFSVSGRNKLSTAVNNSSEEDLFDE, encoded by the coding sequence ATGGTTAATGCTTTATTAGTAACTTTAATTCTAATTGTATGTAATTTTATTAACTATTGGTTTGGGTATACTTTTACCACCCAGCCAATTATTGTAGCACCTTTGGTTGGATTAGTATTAGGAGATATGCAAGCAGGTATTATTTGTGGTGCTACTTATGAGCTCATTTTCTTAGGTGCAGTAAATATAGGGGGAATCGTACCTTCAGATGCTACAAGTGGAGCGGCTATTGGTACTTCATTTACTATACTTACAGGTATGACTGCTGATACTTCTCTTGCGCTGGCAATACCTGCTGGACTTTTATGTGGACAGTTTATGATGCTGATATTCACTTTAAGGAGCTTTTTTAATCCATCTATAGATAAGCTTGTTGAAAAGGCCGATGCTAAAGGAATAGATATTATGGCTTTTGCTCAAACAATTATATTCTGTATTCTTGTGTCACTTCCTACCTTTTTTGCAGTAAGCTTTGGAGCTAGTGCAGTAGAAGCTGTTGTTAACTCATTGCCAGCAGTAATAACTGAAGGCTTAACTGTAGCCTCTGGATTACTGGCAGCTGTAGGATTCGGATTATTGTTAAAGGTTATATGGTCTAAAAAATTAGCTGTATTTTTCTTTGTTGGATATTTTTTAGCAGCATATCTAGAGGTTCCAATAATGGGTGTTGCTATGGCAGGAATATTATATTGTATAATAGATTTTTCAGTTAGTGGTAGAAATAAGCTGTCAACAGCTGTAAACAATAGTAGTGAGGAGGATTTATTTGATGAGTAA
- a CDS encoding 3'-5' exoribonuclease YhaM family protein, producing the protein MLYIKDLRDGDTIRTIYLCKGKRSAETRNGKPYDNLILQDKTGTLDGKVWDPNSQGICDYSEKDFIEVFGDVITYNGNLQLNIKQIRIAQEGEYNPADYMPTTEKSVDSMYKELLTYVGKIDNEWLRQAVEYYFVKDEGFIKSFQGHSAAKTVHHGFAGGLLEHTLSVVKFCEYMVGAYPILNKDLLYASAICHDIGKTRELSNFPDNDYTDEGQLIGHIVIGVEMLNEAIRSIPDFPERLANEWKHCILAHHGELEYGSPKKPALAEAMALNLADNADAKMQTLTEIFKAKDTKDWLGYNRLFESNLRKTTC; encoded by the coding sequence ATGTTATACATTAAAGATTTGAGAGATGGGGATACCATTCGTACGATTTACCTTTGCAAAGGAAAACGTTCTGCGGAGACAAGGAATGGAAAGCCGTATGACAACCTGATTCTTCAGGATAAAACTGGAACACTGGACGGAAAGGTCTGGGATCCGAATTCACAGGGAATCTGTGATTATTCTGAGAAAGATTTTATCGAAGTATTCGGTGATGTGATTACTTATAATGGAAATCTTCAGCTGAACATCAAGCAGATCCGGATTGCCCAGGAGGGAGAATACAACCCGGCAGATTACATGCCGACCACAGAAAAAAGTGTGGACAGTATGTACAAGGAACTGCTGACTTATGTTGGAAAAATTGACAATGAGTGGCTGCGTCAGGCCGTGGAATATTATTTTGTAAAAGATGAAGGATTTATCAAAAGTTTTCAGGGACATTCGGCAGCAAAGACGGTTCACCATGGCTTTGCCGGCGGACTCCTGGAGCATACCTTAAGTGTGGTGAAATTCTGTGAATACATGGTGGGCGCTTACCCAATCCTTAACAAAGATCTGCTGTATGCTTCGGCAATCTGCCATGATATCGGAAAAACCAGAGAATTATCCAATTTCCCGGACAATGATTATACCGATGAGGGACAGCTGATCGGACATATCGTGATTGGTGTGGAAATGTTAAATGAAGCTATTCGTAGCATTCCGGATTTCCCGGAGCGTCTTGCAAATGAGTGGAAACACTGCATTCTGGCACATCATGGAGAACTGGAATATGGATCTCCGAAGAAACCGGCACTGGCAGAGGCCATGGCGCTGAATCTGGCAGATAATGCAGATGCGAAGATGCAGACACTGACTGAAATCTTTAAGGCAAAAGATACCAAGGACTGGCTGGGATATAATCGCCTGTTCGAAAGTAATTTGAGAAAGACAACGTGCTAG
- a CDS encoding endonuclease MutS2, giving the protein MNKKTLEKLEYPKIITLLVQQASSERGKLLCRNLKPSSDLSEIQTAQEQTAAAFTRIVQKGRISFSDVATVEASMKRLEVGGSLSIIELLRISGVLKTAGAVKAYGRHDTTAEASDCLDVYFDQLEPVFPLNAEIEHCILGEDEISDDASPTLKHIRRSIASMNDRVHATLNSLVNGSLRTYLQDPIITMRGDRYCLPVKAEYRSQVNGMIHDQSSSGSTLFIEPMAVVKLNNDLKELYGKEQEEIQVILAKLSTQAAEYISEIRTDYRALTELDFIFARGSLALSMRGSKPLFNESGRISIREGRHPLLDPKKVVPISLSLGDTFDQLIVTGPNTGGKTVSLKTVGLFTLMGQAGLHIPAADRSELAVFHNVFADIGDEQSIEQSLSTFSSHMTNIVSFLHQIDERCLVLFDELCAGTDPTEGAALAISILSHLHSRGIRTMATTHYSELKVFALTTDGVENASCEFNVETLSPTYRLLVGIPGKSNAFAISGKLGLPNYIIEDARERLSEQDVSFEDLLSDLERSKRTIEKEQEEIAAYKRELQQLKTQAKQKQDRAESQKEEILRKAREEASAILRDAKETADETMKNFRKFGKEGISSAEMERERERLRQKIKDNDSKNQLKTKKPQKQYKASDFKLGESVRVLSMNLTGTVRSLPDARGNLSVQMGILRSQVNISDLEIIDEAPAYTPKNLRKTHSGKIKMSKSLSVSPEINLLGKTVDEAIAELDKYLDDAYLSHLNSVRIVHGKGTGALRKGIHQYLRKQKHVKSFRLGEFGEGDAGVTIVEF; this is encoded by the coding sequence ATGAATAAAAAAACACTGGAAAAACTGGAATATCCCAAAATCATAACTCTGCTGGTTCAGCAGGCTTCTTCCGAGCGCGGGAAGCTGTTGTGCCGAAACCTGAAACCATCCTCTGACCTTTCTGAGATTCAGACAGCCCAGGAACAGACCGCGGCTGCATTTACTCGGATCGTCCAGAAGGGTCGAATCTCTTTCAGCGACGTCGCAACCGTGGAAGCCTCCATGAAACGCCTGGAAGTCGGGGGAAGTCTTTCCATCATCGAACTGCTTCGGATTTCCGGCGTTCTGAAAACCGCCGGTGCCGTCAAAGCCTACGGCCGACACGACACCACCGCCGAGGCTTCAGACTGTCTGGACGTGTATTTTGATCAATTGGAACCAGTCTTCCCTTTAAATGCAGAGATCGAGCACTGCATTTTAGGAGAGGACGAGATCAGTGATGATGCCAGTCCCACGCTGAAACATATCCGACGCAGCATCGCTTCTATGAATGATCGTGTCCACGCCACTCTGAACAGTCTGGTCAACGGATCTTTGCGTACCTATCTGCAGGATCCCATTATCACCATGCGTGGCGACCGGTACTGTCTTCCGGTAAAAGCCGAATACCGCAGCCAGGTCAACGGAATGATCCACGACCAGTCCTCTAGCGGTTCTACTTTATTTATCGAACCCATGGCTGTTGTCAAACTGAATAACGATCTGAAAGAATTATACGGAAAGGAACAGGAAGAGATTCAGGTGATCCTGGCAAAATTAAGTACACAGGCTGCAGAATATATTTCCGAGATCCGCACCGATTACCGCGCACTGACCGAACTGGACTTTATCTTCGCCCGCGGTTCTCTGGCTCTTTCCATGCGTGGAAGCAAGCCCCTCTTTAATGAATCCGGCCGCATTTCCATCCGGGAAGGACGTCATCCTCTGCTGGATCCGAAGAAAGTCGTTCCCATCAGCCTGTCACTTGGCGATACGTTCGACCAGTTGATCGTCACCGGTCCCAATACCGGAGGTAAGACCGTCAGCCTGAAAACCGTGGGGCTTTTCACTTTAATGGGGCAGGCAGGTCTCCACATTCCTGCTGCCGATCGAAGTGAACTGGCTGTCTTTCACAACGTGTTTGCCGATATCGGAGATGAACAGAGTATTGAGCAGAGCCTGTCCACCTTCTCTTCACACATGACCAACATTGTTTCCTTCCTGCACCAGATCGACGAACGATGTCTGGTTCTGTTCGATGAGCTCTGTGCCGGAACCGATCCCACCGAAGGCGCTGCACTTGCCATTTCCATTTTATCCCATCTCCATTCTCGGGGCATCCGTACGATGGCAACCACCCATTACAGCGAATTGAAGGTGTTCGCCCTTACGACCGACGGGGTGGAAAATGCAAGCTGCGAATTTAATGTAGAGACGTTAAGTCCGACTTACCGCCTGCTGGTGGGCATCCCCGGCAAGAGTAATGCCTTTGCCATTTCCGGCAAACTCGGACTTCCGAATTATATTATCGAAGATGCCAGAGAACGTCTGAGTGAACAGGATGTTTCCTTCGAAGATCTCCTGTCCGATCTGGAACGCAGCAAGCGAACCATCGAAAAAGAACAGGAAGAGATTGCCGCCTATAAACGGGAACTGCAGCAGTTGAAAACTCAGGCCAAACAGAAACAGGATCGGGCGGAATCCCAGAAAGAAGAGATTTTAAGGAAAGCACGGGAAGAAGCTTCCGCAATCCTGCGGGATGCAAAAGAAACCGCCGACGAAACCATGAAGAACTTTCGAAAATTCGGCAAAGAAGGAATCTCTTCTGCTGAAATGGAACGGGAGCGGGAACGTCTGCGCCAGAAGATCAAGGACAACGATTCCAAGAACCAGTTGAAAACGAAAAAGCCACAGAAACAATATAAGGCTTCGGATTTCAAACTGGGTGAATCCGTCCGCGTTCTCAGCATGAACCTGACCGGAACTGTACGTTCTCTGCCGGATGCCAGAGGAAATCTGTCTGTCCAGATGGGAATCCTTCGTTCCCAAGTCAACATTTCTGATCTGGAGATCATTGACGAGGCACCAGCCTACACACCAAAAAATCTTCGCAAGACCCATAGCGGTAAGATTAAGATGAGCAAATCTCTCTCCGTGAGCCCGGAGATCAATCTTCTTGGCAAGACCGTAGATGAGGCCATTGCAGAATTGGATAAATATCTGGATGATGCCTACCTGTCCCATTTAAATTCCGTGCGCATCGTACATGGAAAAGGAACCGGCGCACTTCGAAAAGGCATCCATCAGTACCTGCGCAAGCAAAAACATGTCAAAAGTTTCCGGCTGGGCGAATTTGGCGAAGGCGATGCCGGTGTGACCATCGTAGAATTTTAG
- a CDS encoding TnpV protein, translated as MKSTFEKMGGIYTLGADGIYYPNLVSTDEEPHYGKYGMMRKTYLKEHRPAMYSLYMLEDRLTEHLNAVDDEAQERMGILVRQMVWVGAVNNIRNVAEEIVLKELVYI; from the coding sequence ATGAAAAGCACATTTGAAAAAATGGGTGGAATCTACACACTGGGAGCAGACGGAATTTACTATCCGAATCTTGTCAGTACAGATGAAGAACCGCATTATGGGAAATATGGAATGATGCGGAAAACGTATCTGAAAGAGCATCGTCCGGCAATGTATTCACTGTATATGTTGGAAGACAGATTAACAGAACATCTGAATGCTGTGGACGATGAAGCACAGGAGAGGATGGGTATTCTGGTGCGTCAGATGGTGTGGGTTGGAGCTGTAAATAATATCCGGAATGTTGCGGAAGAAATTGTGTTGAAAGAATTGGTGTATATTTAA